A window of Cydia fagiglandana chromosome Z, ilCydFagi1.1, whole genome shotgun sequence genomic DNA:
AGAAGTATTTTTTATCATCTCAATTTATTATTTAGAAACATTTTGGCGAGGCTAGAATTTTTGGGACATCAATTACAGAATACCTACTatactatagtcgcaccaaacaaagtctgcagcggatttgatagcccacgcagtgtaagtgttatgtatacgtcataatttcatagaagtttgacgtttaaaatgacacttgtactgcgcgggctatcaaaatcgttgcagactttttacggtctgactatagcaCCTATcgctaaagtaaaaataaatctaaatatcCTATCTTTAAATAAGAATGAGGAATGAATTggttaattttctatttttaggGAGTTTCGTTCAAATATAAGCCACTGTTACATGTACAGGTACAGACCTAGGTACCACAATCAATGTTATTACTTACGGGTACTCGTGCGTGTCGACATTACGTACCTACATGCGTTACatatgtagtttattttattaccgtCATATCGAAATAGATATAAGGTACTTAGGGAAAGTAAATATCGAATACGTTATTTTACCCACCTACCATGTTTTAAAACTCTAGGTAAGGTAAAGTTAACATAATTACTGTAGGTATTTACAGCGGTTTATTTCTTAGTTCCATATGTACGTGACAATAGTTTGTTAAGAGACAAACCCAGATAGGTAATATCAATTTTACGTGTAGGTAAGCATGTGTTCAGTTTCTTTGTCTTCATAAAAACAGTCTAAGTGGTTCCGTAATAACATCGCACCATCTATTACAatgtttttattgtatttttttcggAACCCTAAATATCTACTGCGGATGTTCGTTTATAGAGTTCGGTACACTTcgtaatttatgtatttacttAGTATTAAAATGTCCTGGCTGCCTCAATTATATCATGTTATAACTATTTCATTTGCAGGAAGAAAAAGCATTACAACGGACTAATACCATGCATACCATGACCGCTAAGTTACAACAGAAACTCCGGGCTGTAACCCGGAGCAAGTCCACGAACAATCCGAGGCTGGCAGCAAGCACCAGCGCCAAAACGAACCAAGTCTACGATGTTTAGTACTTAACTTAGATGATATAGAATGATGTATATTCATAACATGATTATgtttattcaaattaagaattatttaataaaaaaacttgtttaaGTACCCTGGTTTGGGTATTAACGCATTGTGACCGAAATAAAGCTATAAACTGAGATTTCCAACCTTCAATGTGATCACGCAATACTAGCTCTGGTACCATGAGAACGTTTGAGTACAAGTACATATTGCATTCAACGGCGAAACGAGCAATCGCTAACCGAGTAGGTAGAGGCCATAGAATGTCATCTACCGCAACAGCAAGTAGCTGACCTTAGTTACCTTCCACAAAAACTAAGAGGATGTTTATCGCGCATGAGTTATTAAGTACTAAAGTACATACAGTTTATTTGAAACAGTGAAATACAGTTTTATATCATGTTTGTTgatgtagttttttttatttagaaaaaacaaattttattagGTACCACCACATGCCTGCTATGGACCTCAGCTCCTAAATAGGCAAAATATATTTAGCGGGACTAGGTATgattaaaactattaaaacaATCTTACGCGATGCCAAGTGAAAGTGTTTAACTTTATGAATAAAGTAAAATTCTAACTATTAGTGAAATTTGTGTATTTAGGTATAAAACTTACCGTAAAATTTAAGTTAATTTGTGgatgtataatttgtaaatatattttaattatacactatacaaacacttctacactaaacaatataaataaacaaaacgtATTAGTTGGTAAGTTTTTAAAGTACGCGCGCGTTTGCCGGCCGTTCGTTTACGCTCGACTGGTATCCCTACCCTATCGGGCTATCGCACGCGCAGCTGCGCTTGCCACGGCCACGGTGACATTTGCTTTGGTGTTGCTAGAGCCAGAAAAATTTCTGCATTAGTTCGTATtcgtttccttttttttttctcgtaaaAGAGAATGAGAATTATGTGTACTCATCGTAGGCCAATGTGTACTCGCATAAATGCATCCAGTGTTGAAATATCAGAAATCGTTTCTAAAATATGTTCTGGAAGGCCCCAAACGAGTATTAAACCTATTATTTGCCGCAAACTGCTGGTGCGCCTGACGCGGGTGCAGATTAGTTACTTGTGTATAACTATAATAACGATATACTGTTCTTGATATGATCATTTCCCGTCTCAACTTTTTTTACTTGGTTTCATGACCTCTGAAAGGCACGGATGCGAAGCTGcaactaatatttatttatactctgACAAacccactttgtcagtagaaataaGCACTAAATTCAAATTTCGTATGGAAGGCCGACCCTTCGCGTCAAAAATTTTTTAATTTGACGCCTTTTACCACTGACGGAAATGTTAATTCGCTACTTGTGAAATatcatttttacccgactacggcaatacaaaaggagggttatgattttgaccggtatgtatgttcatctgttccctcataacttctaaagtacttattatgtaAGCAATCTATATTTCAGTAGGTATTCGCCTTCCACTGCAAACGGAGTTTCAGAGCGTAGTCCGGAAATGAGAGCGAAGTGCGTAAAAACGTAGCGTGTGACGCTGACGCCATGACACAGCGGAACAGTTTTAATTAACCCCTTACCAGGCTttagggatatatatttccccaGGTACGGCAGTTTAAACATAGTTCTATTTTCGAtaagtaagactgacattcgattgtcatttttgtacagtcagcctggtaaaggatTAACTCGTTCGCGGTGGAGTACTCGTATGTAAATCAGTTGCAAGTCGAGCGGCGTACGAGCCCACTTAGTGACTGCGAATATTTTCGAGTGTTTATACGGACTCCGCACCCCATTCGGAGACACTAGAATACGATAAATAAGGGTTGCATAGCTGTTGTTGAAATGAAATATGTTTCACACAGGTATAAAGAAGTTTTTAATCTTCCAAGTGGGTACAGTActtctaattaaaataaaaataatttcgtaACATGCAGcacaaaataaaacttgaaacaaAAGTTTCTCACATTACTCAATTTAATTGGGGCACTGGACCTGCATATCCCTTACAATATCAAACGTTAATTGCACAAATTTTTCCTCTTCATAGATTTGATTTAAAATCAGAAATACATTAATATACACAAAGAAAAAATACTGCAagtaaaaaatgcaaaatttaaaaagttagaacaataaattattttttattaataaaatatcacATCTTAAATCCATGATACTTGCAGTTCTTTTTTATTGTACCTCCCCACCATTAATGAATGAAAGATAAATTGTTGTTATAATTACGAAGATCTCATTTCTCAGAGCCTGATACAACATTGAAACAACACTGGTTGAACAGACAGTAAATGTGATGGAGTGTGGCACAGCTAGAATTAACATGCACTACAAGGGGTTGTGCCACACCAAGATGCCGGGTGTTTAGGCCTGGCTCTCATTGGTGGTAGTCTCGATGGTAGTGCCCGCAGGTTTGGTAGTCTTGGGCTTGGCCTGTTGAGTCGGCTGCGGCTGCGGGGATGACGTAGTGGCGGGGGCCTCGCCCTCCTGGCCGTTCTGTCGCGGCTGCCCGCCAGCCGGGCCCTGGCCCTGGTAGTTGTTGCGCGGGCGCATGCGGCGGAAGCCGCCTCCGCCGCGGTTCATGGGTCCTGGCCCACCTCCACGACGTCCGCCGCGGAAGTTACGACGGAAGTAACTACAATGAGATTCAAATTTCAATCGTGTTGTGATTTGACATGACATCAACAAGTTTCAATTACAACATTACATTAGTTTGTTGGGACAATGGATAACTTACCTACGCTGAGGCGGTGCACTGCCTCCCTCCTGCCCCTCATCCCCTTGGGCGCCCCCCTGGGTGGGCGGGGGTCCGCGGCGTCCCATGCCACCTCTGCGTGGAGCGCCTTCACCGCCACGTCCGCCGCCTTGACGGGGGTAAtacctagaaaaaaaaaaattctatatGTATGTTTAAACAACATGCAGTTATCAATAAGcataatatatgcattttaGAGCAAATTACTAAACTTTGCCACAAATAATACTAACTGGCGATGGAAACCGCGGCGCTTGTCAGCTGCGTAGGGCGAGCCCTTTACTGGCTCGCCGCCGGGACCAGTGACTCCAGCTGCTTCATAGCCTTTTTCCCCGGCGACCACGGCAAACTCCACTGCCTCGCCGTCTCCGACCGAGCGCACAGCTTTGCGTGGGTTGTTCCGGGCAATTGCAGTTTGATGCACAAAAACATCCTCCTTGGTGTCAttcctgaaataaatatatctttttacagATTTTGTACAAGAATTAGGAGTGCAATGGGATTACGTGTCATCACATTCCACAGTAATTAGATCAAAACAAATTAATACCAAAGTGATTTGCCAAAGCCTGCACCGCGCCTTCACCTTACACTGTCTGTGTATAATTCACACCTTACAGTCATAAGGTTTGTCAGTTGGTGATCAATGTATAGCTTTAAACTTACAACTCTGTCAATCCAATAGTAGATAGAGGCAAGGCGATAAAGCATCAATGATAACAAAAAAATGCAAGACAATAATAcaacaaatattataaataataggaATGAGACTGCATATTACTAGTACCTGTTGATAAATCCATATCCACTCTTGACGTTGAACCATTTGACGGTGCCGGATACTTTTTCAGCTGTGAATAAAAATTTATCAATcagttttttttacaattaattaaaatagaCTTAATCTTTTTCATTCTATATAAACAGGATGGTATGGATTCATTCTCGATTAGCCTTATTCCTCTTTTGTCAAATTTACTTTAGTACATCATAATCTGActtacattccatttctaaccacaGCTGCACTACCAGTACTGAATgtgtcgctgtcattgtcaatttccatagtaaaatgaacagtagtgcagctgtcgttggaaatggactgtcacctttactatAAAATCCAACAAAGCAAGAACCTGGCGACCCGGGAACTAACAAGGACTTGACACAATTCTAGAAAAAACTTAATTGATGGCGCCATCCCCATTAAAAAAGTACATTTCAGTCAAAAGGTCCTACATTCTTAATTAAGGTTGGGTCACACTAGCATCTATAAACTTGTTGACTACAGATAATAAGTTCCCTTTAGTTGACAATGTGGCaagttatattaattattttaatatacctTACCTGTTATGGTGTCTCTATCAAAGTATGAAAATAAATAGGgtgtttgtttaaataaatcataaccACCAAATCACAAAAAAAACTTGATAATAATCCAAGATATTCATTTAAAATGAAGACCTCACCACCCTTGCATCAGGAATCAAGGTCTCTTTTTCTCtagaaatatattttcatatttgTGGTGTCACAGCAACAAATTGATTAAGCAAACAAACAAGTTTGTTTATACACAATTAATGCCTAACACTTACACTATGATACAGTAATAGAAGAATACACTTGAAATTAATTTGTgaaataataaagtaaataacCTTCGACGCATCAGACGTGCTAGTTGGAATCCGATTTGATATTCGAGCATACAGTCGAAATATCCATACAGGTAGTCAAAATTAGGTTCTATCTCTCCTGACACGAATTCATCTGCGGCGAATCGCATTGCGAGCACTGAGACGCATCTCCGGTATTGATTTAGCCTGCGTCGCGATGCACTAGGTACCCACGCAAGTGCGCCGGGGTCAACTTTCGATCAATAAGGCTTCCACTTGTCCAAATGAGTAATTTAGACAGCCAAAACACTACCCTTAACGATAGCGAATGCAAACACTCTTCAAAATTGCTAGTTAAAACGAAATAAACAcgaaaataatgaattttacaCTTTAGCGGCCATGTGCTTTCGATAACATAATGCCGGGCACCCAAAAACTAAGATGGCGTAGCGGCACTTACCAATGACCTGCTTTTGTTTGGCCGCTTTAGCTTGTTGCGGCTGGGTTGATGGGTCTTGTTGCTGTTGTGGTTGGGGCTGCGGCTGCGGCGCCTTTTCGGTATCAGCCATGGTGTAATTGGCGAACGGCGATGGTGGCTAGATGGTAAAAATCCTCCACGACCTCTCCTCGATGTTAACTGTTCTGCTCTTCGATCGTGACAAGACAAATATAGAGAGAATTTAGGGACGCGCGCAATAGTGACACGaaataagttattatttattatcgactgtcgatatttttatgttaaattttgTAGTTAATATTTAAGGGGTCACACTTCTATAATATTTTATGTTAAGATACCtggatataattaattatagtaTCATGAGGCATTACACACTGTTTTGTTTCGATAATATATCCACCCGATATCTTAGATAAGGAAATATGGAAATTATATAGTatcttagagttagaccatgaTAAagtacagcgattttgatagcccacgcaggccaagtgttatttaaacgtaataatttcatagaagtttgacgcttaaaatgacacttgcactacttgggctatcaaaatcgctgcagacttttcttggtctaagcccccattcacacgacagctttttcaacgcgcgttaaaaaagcgtctgaatgacacaaatggctAACCATGTATCTATCCACACGACAGccgtggcgctttttatcaagcgttgttggaagCCTTAAGGCCccgttcgcacggcagcttttttaACGctcgttaaaaaagcgtttgaatgacgcaaatggataaccatgtatgtattcacacgaaggCGGTTTTTAAGCGCGGCGCTTTTTTATCGAGCACTGTTCGATTTTCGGCGTTGAGCGTTGGCGTCAAATTGAATAGAACATACGGGACTCTGTGTATCTGTTCTCAcaagcgttaaaaaagcgccggCGCTGCTGTCAGTTGGCTGTCAAGTGTCAATTTTTGGTGTCAATCGTCAAGATTATTATTAGTTTCACCTTAAAAATGTCATCTTATGCTTACAAATTCCTGAAATATTCAAgctatattcaaataatacatcgtaatagcaaataaagtatggctttgctgagatgcgtacgtggcagtacgactcacaagtgatttttaagcgttcatatgaacacaaatattggaaacggtaaaaaagcgccaacgtcgggttttaacgcaacgctttttaagctgccgtgcgaatggggcctaaatcgttaaatcgaatttagagtgcggacagatacaagcgcttttttaacgcgcgttgaaaaagctgtcgtgcgaatgggctAACTCTAGCCGTCTGTGGTAGTTCATATTCAGAGTCAGCGATATTTTATCGTGAGGTGTGTCCAGACGGGGACAATTTTTCGTCAATCTGATGAAATTGTCCAATCAAATCAgtccgtgcggacgcaaacgccattTTGGCTCGctgaattcaaccgccgattaTGAGCAATAAAATAATACGATAAAATGGGATGCGGACGCAAAAATACCAATTTATGACGATAGTATTCGCgttaagccccacattcacactcctaccttgtagacctacgttgcggactacgagccgtcctacaaacggctaaacaGTAGGaaggctcgtagtccgcaacccccatacacaatcctacccaacgaggcggactacgaggcggcctacaaggtaggagtgtgaatgtggggctttagggggcatttttttatttagatcgctcaaatatcaccataaatttaaaattggtgaaagtggccaaattggcgtttgcatCCGCACCATTAGGCCTTTAATCTATCCTAATGCCTCTAAATgttttatattacttatttgAAGTAATGATTCAGGCAATATACCcatttcataataataaaaatataatatagatggtcaagcagatcttgtcagtagaaaaaggcggcaaatttgaaaaatggagGCGCTAAGGGATATCgcctcatagaaaatttgaatttcgcgcccttttctactgacaagatttgcttgaccagtggcctattttataaagctacaagttacaatttacaagcggaagtctcgttctaacacatagggttagaaaaagacttccgcttgtaaattgtaaattgtagctttataaaataggccacaagtATAAATACAGTATAACCTTAAAACTACTTACGCTTGGCTGCTGGAACGTATCGATAAAACATCAATACAACACTagtagcatttttttttaaattaagtccaTGGATTCATATTATTTCATCCATAAATgaaattgcatttttttaaactgCGTCTGTGGTCATAATAaatcttatttatatttagtaatATTGATAATGGAGCTTTatttatagtgcgacataaaatattagaaattaaatataatgGAACTATATACAaaaattccatactaaattgttgccatgtttaagtcaaaagtcaaaaatgtgacacttaagtaggaagtggcgccctcaataatttatattatttcttgtcggagtatattattataaatattataatatagaaCTCACAGTTGGCTTACAGTCttacaaaaaaagagtagaaattaaaaagtggcaatacagTACAGTCGTCCCGTTTTGTTaagccttgcggtagaatgagatagcaatattacttgctccctctaacgcataaatgcgccccttgagcctcctccacactcgtgcgcgaatcgcggcgcgaagccgcgaacgcgagtgtggcgtcgattttcgcggacagcgaaatcgactccacactcgcgttcgcggcttcgcccgcgattcacgcgcatagtctggagggggctttggagtggccggcgatgacCCATTGTGTAATGGGGCCTTTACACTCTATGTTTTGTTATCGTCGTTATCGATATCGATTTGAAAATGTCTAAATATGACAATGACATTGACAATCATGAGATCGTTGACAGCCGATCTAAGGCGGTAAATTGCAGTATTTCTTTAATACTATTCTAACTTTTAGTCAGTTAACTTATAAAAACAAGTCACAATATGCTTAACCTGgaaattcttattattttagtataaaatcGGAATATAAAGCGCCCTATTTATTCACTGGGTAAATGCAACAAATCGTCACGAAACGTGTGAGGTGAATTTTTTGCAGTCGATTATTAGCCAGCTAtgaattacttacttacttacttacttactacttacttagtGACGATAATATTCTAGTTTTAGCAGAACAACTTCAGAAGTGATGATTTACATAATCATAATACTATTCTTCCCCTTTTTAAGAAACTAatttaaaatagtaggtaagtagTATAGGTTTATTACTAATCTTAATAAGATGTATTGTGTGTTGCTTCAAAAGGGGGgtaatttttatatattattatcattatctcggCATGTTTTAGCGATACTTACGCTACTGCATCTTACCAAGGTATATTGGTTATTGTTGCTACAGTACATTGTACGTCCAgattagtagatatttgccattttcaaaaatacttttgaaGTTACCTCAGCGTCTAgattagtagatatttgccattttcaaaaatacttttgaaGTTACCTCAATGCACCTTATTATACTTTGCATCTCCTTGGATTTCACTGGCCTATGAATCCCGGTCTTATCATAGGCTTGGGTGgagatatagatccaacacgtagaagCCCCTTTGGGAGCTTTAATGCCATGTAGAATGCCTGCTTGAACctgttcacaggtgcaacaatagacacctaTGAACCGGTCACAGCAGGAATTGGGGCTATTGTAAAAAAAGTGAACTATGTAGAAAACCTATACTTATGACATTTGTAAGTTATAAACAACTTATATGCTTTGGCTTATAAGATATCAACTCGGGCCTCTATGGAATCTAAGTGGATACCTAAGTAGTAATAAACTATGAATTTTCTAATCAATATTTCATTTATGATTAAAGTTATCATGGGGTTTCAAAAAGGTACTTTAAGTCCCCGTTAAGTTTCAATTTAAATGATTTGCttataagatttgaggagtctcTTCTATTTAAaaccttttctcaaaaatagaTTTTGGTAAAATATAGACTATAAAAAAGGAATATAGTAGATAGAGTCAtgctaagctaactctgcagcaTATTTGATACCACAGAGTgtgcaagtattatttcaaacttcataatttcatagaagttcgacCTTTATATTAACACTTACGCAGTCTGagctatcaaaaccgctgccAAGGTCTTGTGCATAAaccacgcgaggttcgatagagGGGGTGGGGGTCACAAAAAAATCACGACTGTTCACGTTGGGGGAAGGGGTATAAGGAGACCTCACGTATaattttctacagtgaacgaaattactagtaaacaaaattttaaacaatatattatacctactttcagtggtatgattttttttcattgCATTTGGCCTTCATTAAAACGTGTCAAATATCAAAAGTAAAACTTATAGGTAATACCAGTAAAAAAGTATATTGTCTTatgggtttttattttgatacatGTCACTTTGTATATATTCACATAAGGCAGTCAGTAAGCTTGATTTCTTGTCAGCTTTGCGGATTAATTTATCACACAGTTGTGGCCCATCTATGCCCAAATTGATGTTACCACCATTTGTTTGTACGAAACGCACTGGAACAAGCTCTTTGTTTGAAACGAAATAAAGACGGCCCTTTATGGCGGACTCATTATCTGTGAAATCATTATTTGGTAACTCTTCAATGCCATCTATTATACTCTGTATTGTATTATTATGACATTCTTTGGTTATTATTCTCGGTATCTTCATCTCATTTTCCTCGTACGCATTTCGAAGATCGGAGTAAGCATTGGTGACTAAACTCTGTGGAGTATTGGATTCGTTTAAAGATTCCCCATCAAAAATATCTTTATCAATGATACTTTCTGTTCCCAGGGATTGTTCTGTACTTAAAGGGGTTGTCGAAATGTGGACCAAAGTAGTGTTGTTATTTAAGATCGGAATGTCATCTTTGTCACCAAGTATCTTAACGTCTGTAACTGGGACGTAGGTATGTATAACATCTTCAGAACCCATTGTGTCTAAATCATTTTCTGGTTTTACTGATGTAGTTTTAGTTGTATCTAAATTGTCTGCAAATAAAGTAGTCGTCGCAATTGCAATTTTCTCCGGATAATCTATTAATAATACATCGTCTGTGGTAGTCGCAGTTGTGTCAGACAGCGCTTCAGCAGGGaaagttaaatgttgtattTCGTTTATATAATCCGTATTTAAACTGGAGGACGTATTTATATTGACGGCAGCCCACTTTACGATAGGATTGTATGTAGTATCGAATGTCTCCATCACATTATTCCACACAGTATCTGCTTCGGTGCTTTTATTACTCGTTTTAGGTGACTCAGTTACATTGTCATACAGGATATTAGAACCGAAAGGGGATGTTGTATTTTCTGGCTCTGTAAACTCTGGCATGATTGTTTcgttagttttatttaatatgtcaGTTTTATTGACAATATTTACAATGTTGTTAACCGACCTAGAATTAGG
This region includes:
- the LOC134678472 gene encoding Y-box factor homolog; the encoded protein is MADTEKAPQPQPQPQQQQDPSTQPQQAKAAKQKQVIAEKVSGTVKWFNVKSGYGFINRNDTKEDVFVHQTAIARNNPRKAVRSVGDGEAVEFAVVAGEKGYEAAGVTGPGGEPVKGSPYAADKRRGFHRQYYPRQGGGRGGEGAPRRGGMGRRGPPPTQGGAQGDEGQEGGSAPPQRSYFRRNFRGGRRGGGPGPMNRGGGGFRRMRPRNNYQGQGPAGGQPRQNGQEGEAPATTSSPQPQPTQQAKPKTTKPAGTTIETTTNESQA
- the LOC134678200 gene encoding uncharacterized protein LOC134678200, which translates into the protein MLAVCFPILVSLAVAAPGGSRTCYDYCTSKESKAIKNIVPLECNCLDFVNIEIESEVSSTLTLDDTGVYFVPAEVPLIQDEFNSQPFFISNPGKLFPKTKYRINRDYDFSKVPLNDPLPSQSAHIEIFEKTETFSHTRIDEESGKSPLYLDIDVQDSVDTDRTAEEKYTSIEDFETTEKALVKCLDFQIVHYTRQHGFMKEFQEFWEARNLYKYENWSDLDVEENIETWCSEPASIVQKSLHEIKQGLPKKEPNSRSVNNIVNIVNKTDILNKTNETIMPEFTEPENTTSPFGSNILYDNVTESPKTSNKSTEADTVWNNVMETFDTTYNPIVKWAAVNINTSSSLNTDYINEIQHLTFPAEALSDTTATTTDDVLLIDYPEKIAIATTTLFADNLDTTKTTSVKPENDLDTMGSEDVIHTYVPVTDVKILGDKDDIPILNNNTTLVHISTTPLSTEQSLGTESIIDKDIFDGESLNESNTPQSLVTNAYSDLRNAYEENEMKIPRIITKECHNNTIQSIIDGIEELPNNDFTDNESAIKGRLYFVSNKELVPVRFVQTNGGNINLGIDGPQLCDKLIRKADKKSSLLTALCEYIQSDMYQNKNP